The DNA sequence TATGCCACTAATAAAAAATTTAGAAGAATTATTAAAATATGTAGTCGTTGACAATGGAATTGATTATAATATTTTGTCAATATTTACGGCAAAGGCAGAACGAAAAATAAAAACTTTAATTGGTAAAGAACAATATAATGAATTTGTTTCCATGACGAAAGATGACCCCGCAAAAGAATTACTGACATCTGCGGTTGCTCAGCTTTCACTGCTGTATGCCTTGCCCTCTTTAAAATTAAGAATAACAAATTCCGGTATTTTTACAACGGACACTTCCGAAACCCGTGTTCCTGAATGGTGGGAAATCCGAGATTTACATAACTCTTTAAAAAATAATTCTTTTTCAGATGTAGATGAAGCTTTAAAAGAAATGGAAACAGATCCGACCACTTATCCCAAATTTATATATTCGGAGAATTACACCCAAATTAAAAATTTAATAATCACTCATGCCGGAGCATTTCAAAGATATTTTAATATAGACGACAGTCGATTAACCTATTTAGCTTTAGTTCCGTCCATTCGTGAGTGTATAGATGAATACTTGTTACCCTGGATGGGACAATGTATTTATGATATTCCGAATACATCAAAAGGTGATTATCTTCTTGAGCTTTTACAAAAAGCATTAGTGGCATTTACCGTGGCTAAGATAGCCCATACAGGATCATTTTCTTTAACTAATAATACATTAGTGGTGAAATGGGAATTAATGCCGTGGGAAAAAGCCGAAAAAATCGCTGAAAACTTATTAGAAAACTTAAAAGATGATCGGTTTAAAATGGGTACAAAATATTTAAATCTAGCTAAAAAATATGTAGCAGATAATTTCGATGATTTTAAATGTCTTCAAGATCAAATAAATGAGCAAAAAACAATTTCAAAAATTTTTTTAAGAAAATCAGGGATATACCTGGGATAATGCTGTCCTTCTTTTTTTTTATATCGGCTTTTAATTTTGGTTAAAATATTTTTTCATGGGTAAACATATTTTTCAAACCAAAGAAGATAAACTTTTTTATAATGGCACCCGAATATTAAAAGCATTAAAGGTATCGTACAATTCCAGTACCTATAATGTAACCCTTTTTAATGCTTTTGATACAAAAGATGTTCTTATACGGCAAGCTAAAGTACAAGACTTTGAAGTAAATGGTTTAACATTTAATTCTTTCAATGAATTATGCGAAGTATTAAACGAAATACTTTTTAAAAAAGGAGGAGGGAGGGTAAGTGAAAACAACGGAACTGCTACAAGCGGGACTTTGGAAGAATTAAGAGCAGGAGTATCCACAACCTCTGTTTTATGGTCTCCTTTAGTGCTTTCAACCTGGTTAAAAGAAACCATTAATCATCAAGAGGAAGATCCTCTAAAAATATATCAAGAAGAATTATTAAAAAAATAAAAAACTATGAGCTTATTATACCTACCCGAATGGCTTAAAAAAGCCAATGAAACCTTTAAACAAATAGGTAATAACATTAAAAAATTATATGAAACTCTTAACAACAAAGTAGACAAAGAAGCTGGAAAAGGCCTTTCAGAGCAAAACTTTACCAAACAAGAAAAAGACAAACTAAAAAGTCTTTCCAACAAATATTTAGGAACTTATGCTTCCTTTGAAGCCTTGTGTGCGGCTTATCCCGAAACCGAAACCAACGCCCAAAAGTGGAACCCTTCCAAAGAAGGCGGGTTTTATGCCGATGTAGACGAAGGAAAAGGCAAAAAAGTATCTCGTTACATTTGGGACACTAACGATTTTACATGGACTAAACAGGGGGGTACATCTGCCGCATTAACGGCATCCCAAATAAAGGAAATGTACGAGTCCAATGCAAACACCAATGCCTTTACCGATAAAGAAAAACAAACGGTAAACACGGTAGAAAAAGATATCGAAAGTTTAAAAAACGTCAAAATTGGAACAAGAAATTTACTATATGTAGGAAAATCCGAAAAAGAAAAATTATTTGGATATATAAACAGTGACGGTTCAGTAATGAATGGTGAATATGATATTTATACGGATTTAATTTTAGTTGAAGATTACAAAAAATTAACCGTTAAAGTATGGGAAAAACCCCTTACCGGTTATGCCTCTCTTGCCTTTTACGATAAAGACGAAAAATTTATTAAAAAAGTAGATTTTAAAGGAAATACATATACTGAAAGCACTGTTGATATACCTGCTGATACTTTTTATTTACGAATATCAACCCCGCGTCCATTAACTAAAAAAGGAAAATACAAAGTAGAATTTGGAGACAAAGCAACCGATTATACGGCCGCTCCGGAAGACTTTGTGCTTGACACCGAAATAGAAGACCCCTTAAAAATATATCAAGAAGAATTATTAAAAAAATAAAAAACTATGAGCTTATTATACCTACCCGAATGGCTTAAAAAAGCCAATGAAACCTTTAAACAAATAGGTAATAACATTAAAAAATTATATGAAACTCTTAACAATAAAGTAGATAAAGAAGCAGGAAAAGGCCTTTCAGAGCAAAACTTTACCAAACAAGAAAAAGACAAACTAAAAAGTCTTTCCAACAAATATTTAGGAACTTATGCTTCCTTTGAAGCCTTGTGTGCGGCTTATCCCGAAACCGAAACCAATGCACAAAAGTGGAACCCTTCCAAAGAAGGCGGGTTTTATGCCGATGTAGACGAAGGAAAAGGCAAAAAAGTATCTCGTTACATTTGGGACACTAACGATTTTACATGGACTAAACAGGAAGGAACATCTACCGCTTTAACGGCATCCCAAATAAAGGAAATGTACGAGTCCAATGCAAATACCAATGCCTTTACCGATAAAGAAAAACAAACGGTAAACACGGTAGAAAAAGATATCGAAAGTTTAAAAAACGTCAAAATTGGAACAAGAAATTTACTATATGCAGGAAAATCCGAAAAAGAAAAATTATTTGGATATATAGGTGATGACGGTAAAATAATGAACAATGAGCGAGATATTTATACTGATTTTATAGAGGTTAAAGACTACTTGAAAATAGTCGTGAAATGTTGGAGTAAGCCTTCAGGAGGACACCCTGTCATAGCTTTTTACGATAAAGATAAAAAATTTATCAAAAAAGAATATTTTAATGAAAATACTTATTACGAACTGATACTTGATATACCTGCTAATACCTTTTATTTACGAATATCGGCCCCGCGTCCATCAACTACAAACGGGAAATACAAAGTAGAATTTGGAGACAAAGCAACCGATTATACAGACGCACCGGAAGACTTTGTGCTTGATTTCCAAACAGAAGATCCACTAAATGTTTATCTAGAAGCCTTAAAATAATTAAAAGATGAGCTTAATAAACCTAAAATCTTTCTGTCAACAAACTAATCAAACTTTTTCAGTAATAGCAAAGGATTATAAAAGATTCCGAACACATGTCAATAGTATGTTTGAGTCCTTAACAATCGGAGGTCGAAATATTCTATGTGAAAAAAAATGTTTAGAGGAAAAACGTTTTGGTTATTTAGGTGAACAAGGAGAAATAATTACAGATGATAATTATATATATACTGATTATATACCGGTATATGATTATGAATATATTACAATAAAGTTATGGGGAGGTAGTAATAGAAATTTTAGAGCTTCGTTATCTTATTATCAATCTAATAAAGAATATGCAGGCTCACGAACACTTCCTTCTGATTCATATTCAGTAAATACGTTTAATATACCCGGAGTGGCATATTTCGTAAGAATATCCGTTCCTCATCCTAGATTTCAAGTCAAGTACAAAGTAGAATTTGGAGATAAAGCAACCGATTATACTCCTGCCCTGGAAGATTACCCATACTTAAATCAAAAAATTTATGACAAAGAAACTCTCAACTGGAATTTTCATCCGAAAACTGACGTAATTTCTTTTTTAGCTGTAAAAGAAGGAGGCTTGGTTGTAATTACGGCAACAATATACATTAAAAACGCCGAAGAAAAAGAGGTAATAACCTTATTTAAAGTCCCGGAAGAATTGAAAGGCAAGACTGA is a window from the Apibacter sp. B3706 genome containing:
- a CDS encoding DUF6712 family protein; the protein is MPLIKNLEELLKYVVVDNGIDYNILSIFTAKAERKIKTLIGKEQYNEFVSMTKDDPAKELLTSAVAQLSLLYALPSLKLRITNSGIFTTDTSETRVPEWWEIRDLHNSLKNNSFSDVDEALKEMETDPTTYPKFIYSENYTQIKNLIITHAGAFQRYFNIDDSRLTYLALVPSIRECIDEYLLPWMGQCIYDIPNTSKGDYLLELLQKALVAFTVAKIAHTGSFSLTNNTLVVKWELMPWEKAEKIAENLLENLKDDRFKMGTKYLNLAKKYVADNFDDFKCLQDQINEQKTISKIFLRKSGIYLG